A window of Scophthalmus maximus strain ysfricsl-2021 chromosome 10, ASM2237912v1, whole genome shotgun sequence contains these coding sequences:
- the vwc2 gene encoding brorin gives MLHSVAMTAEVLFVLGFLMSNAQCNPVATVPVSRGRLERVLTQASEDKQQDKKPPEEPLGYGAQQRPQEINNLGPNKTVVSRTSPYPNIQAPGSEGGRSQELWSEQDSLNLIDEGPTSDVTLSLDAIDEYAYPDYRGKGCMDESGFVFAIGEQFTPGPSACPCLCTDEGPLCTKPECPKVHPRCIKVDTSQCCPRCKEKKNYCEFRGKIYASLEEFKVSPCEKCRCEPSGEVLCSVAACPQTECVDPQYEPDQCCPICKSGPNCYADTAVIPAGREVKIDECTICYCTYEEGTWQIERQATCSKNECQRS, from the exons ATGCTGCACTCCGTTGCCATGACAGCAGAAGTCCTCTTTGTTCTTGGGTTCCTGATGAGCAACGCTCAGTGTAATCCTGTAGCGACCGTACCAGTGAGCCGAGGACGTCTCGAAAGGGTGTTGACCCAAGCCAGTGAGGACAAGCAACAGGACAAGAAGCCCCCAGAGGAGCCGCTGGGATATGGCGCTCAGCAGCGGCCACAGGAAATCAATAACTTGGGCCCCAACAAGACTGTGGTGAGTCGCACCAGCCCGTACCCCAACATCCAGGCACCAGGATCTGAGGGCGGGAGGTCCCAGGAGCTGTGGAGTGAACAGGACAGCCTGAACCTAATAGACGAGGGCCCCACCAGTGACGTCACCCTCTCTCTGGATGCTATCGATGAGTACGCCTACCCAGACTACAGGGGGAAAGGCTGCATGGACGAGAGCGGCTTTGTGTTCGCCATTGGCGAGCAGTTTACACCGGGACCTTCGGCGTGCCCATGCCTCTGCACAGACGAGGGCCCTCTGTGCACCAAGCCAGAATGTCCGAAGGTTCACCCTCGCTGCATTAAAGTGGACACTAGCCAATGCTGCCCACGGTGCAAGGAGAAAAAGAACTACTGCGAGTTTCGAGGCAAGATCTACGCCTCACTAGAAGAGTTTAAG GTGTCTCCGTGTGAGAAGTGCCGATGTGAGCCAAGTGGGGAGGTGCTGTGTTCTGTGGCGGCCTGCCCCCAGACTGAGTGTGTGGACCCGCAGTACGAGCCGGATCAGTGCTGTCCCATCTGCAAGAGTG GACCAAACTGCTACGCGGACACAGCAGTCATACCAGCCGGCCGAGAGGTGAAGATTGATGAGTGTACAATCTGCTACTGCACATACGAGGAGGGCACATGGCAGATTGAGCGTCAGGCCACCTGCAGCAAGAACGAGTGCCAGCGGAGCTAG
- the zgc:110045 gene encoding poly(rC)-binding protein 3 isoform X3 yields the protein MSDKEEMASDGSLNVTLTLRLLMHGKEVGSIIGKKGETVKKMREESGARINISEGSSPERIVTITGPTEGIFRAFSMIAQKFEEDITAAMTNSNVTSKPPVTLRLVFPGSQCGSLIGKGGSKIKEIRETTGAQVQVAGDMLPDSTERAVTISGTPQAITQCVRHICSVMLESPPKGATIPYRPKAIPAGAHAVLAPQHAAQAFAIPGQYAFAHQDLTKLHQLAMQHIPLPSLGQSNPTFPGLDASAHTSSQELAIPNDFIGCIIGRQGSKINEIRQVSGAHIKIASATDGSPMRQVTITGSPASISVAQYLINARLSTMLTGLGVL from the exons ATGTCAGACAAGGAGGAAATGGCTTCAGATGGGAGTCTGAATGTTACATTGACGCTAAGGCTGCTGATGCACGGAAAG GAAGTTGGCAGCATAATTGGGAAG AAAGGAGAAACAGTAAAGAAaatgagggaggag AGTGGTGCTCGTATCAACATCTCAGAGGGATCGTCTCCTGAGAGAATAGTTACGATCACAGGACCTACAGAGGGCATCTTCAGAGCTTTCTCCATGATCGCACAGAAGTTCGAAGAG GACATTACTGCAGCAATGACAAACAGCAACGTGACAAGCAAGCCACCTGTGACACTTCGCCTGGTTTTCCCAGGGAGCCAGTGTGGCTCACTGATTGGCAAAGGAGGCTCCAAGATCAAAGAGATCAGAGAG ACCACAGGCGCTCAGGTTCAGGTGGCAGGAGACATGCTGCCGGACTCTACAGAGAGGGCTGTCACAATCTCCGGCACTCCGCAGGCCATCACTCAGTGTGTAAGGCACATCTGTTCTGTCATGCTGGAG TCTCCGCCAAAAGGAGCGACTATTCCCTACCGTCCTAAGGCCATACCTGCAGGAGCCCATGCAGTATTAGCACCACAGCACGCTGCACAA GCCTTCGCAATTCCAGGGCAGTATGCTTTTGCACATCAAGAT TTGACCAAGCTTCACCAGTTGGCTATGCAGCAtatccccctcccttcccttgGGCAGAGCAACCCTACCTTCCCTG GATTGGATGCATCTGCCCACACAAGTTCACAAGAGCTGGCAATCCCTAATGAT TTTATTGGCTGCATAATTGGAAGACAAGGCAGCAAGATCAATGAGATTCGCCAGGTCTCTGGAGCTCACATCAAAATTGCCAGTGCCACTGATGGCTCACCCATGCGCCAAGTCACGATCACAGGCTCGCCGGCCAGCATCAGCGTGGCCCAGTACCTCATCAACGCCAG GCTCTCAACAATGCTAACAGGCTTGGGTGTTCTGTAG
- the zgc:110045 gene encoding poly(rC)-binding protein 3 isoform X2: MSDKEEMASDGSLNVTLTLRLLMHGKEVGSIIGKKGETVKKMREESGARINISEGSSPERIVTITGPTEGIFRAFSMIAQKFEEDITAAMTNSNVTSKPPVTLRLVFPGSQCGSLIGKGGSKIKEIRETTGAQVQVAGDMLPDSTERAVTISGTPQAITQCVRHICSVMLESPPKGATIPYRPKAIPAGAHAVLAPQHAAQAFAIPGQYAFAHQDLTKLHQLAMQHIPLPSLGQSNPTFPGLDASAHTSSQELAIPNDFIGCIIGRQGSKINEIRQVSGAHIKIASATDGSPMRQVTITGSPASISVAQYLINASLEMAKYTMQAASSATPVDLNMSFSQSAPTASTAATSMAVLAATTPTTINVHSPSTLSTIQNQHYAVPISSLLGMKTLPVLAVHQAAASSLAQGLSPYTAKMTPSGVKKSERQKFAPY; the protein is encoded by the exons ATGTCAGACAAGGAGGAAATGGCTTCAGATGGGAGTCTGAATGTTACATTGACGCTAAGGCTGCTGATGCACGGAAAG GAAGTTGGCAGCATAATTGGGAAG AAAGGAGAAACAGTAAAGAAaatgagggaggag AGTGGTGCTCGTATCAACATCTCAGAGGGATCGTCTCCTGAGAGAATAGTTACGATCACAGGACCTACAGAGGGCATCTTCAGAGCTTTCTCCATGATCGCACAGAAGTTCGAAGAG GACATTACTGCAGCAATGACAAACAGCAACGTGACAAGCAAGCCACCTGTGACACTTCGCCTGGTTTTCCCAGGGAGCCAGTGTGGCTCACTGATTGGCAAAGGAGGCTCCAAGATCAAAGAGATCAGAGAG ACCACAGGCGCTCAGGTTCAGGTGGCAGGAGACATGCTGCCGGACTCTACAGAGAGGGCTGTCACAATCTCCGGCACTCCGCAGGCCATCACTCAGTGTGTAAGGCACATCTGTTCTGTCATGCTGGAG TCTCCGCCAAAAGGAGCGACTATTCCCTACCGTCCTAAGGCCATACCTGCAGGAGCCCATGCAGTATTAGCACCACAGCACGCTGCACAA GCCTTCGCAATTCCAGGGCAGTATGCTTTTGCACATCAAGAT TTGACCAAGCTTCACCAGTTGGCTATGCAGCAtatccccctcccttcccttgGGCAGAGCAACCCTACCTTCCCTG GATTGGATGCATCTGCCCACACAAGTTCACAAGAGCTGGCAATCCCTAATGAT TTTATTGGCTGCATAATTGGAAGACAAGGCAGCAAGATCAATGAGATTCGCCAGGTCTCTGGAGCTCACATCAAAATTGCCAGTGCCACTGATGGCTCACCCATGCGCCAAGTCACGATCACAGGCTCGCCGGCCAGCATCAGCGTGGCCCAGTACCTCATCAACGCCAG CTTAGAGATGGCTAAATACACCATGCAGGCCGCTTCCTCAGCAACCCCAGTTGACCTCAACATGAGCTTCTCTCAGTCAGCTCCTACTGCCTCCACTGCTGCTACCTCTATGGCTGTCCTGGCGGCCACAACCCCAACCACCATTAACGTCCACTCTCCTTCCACCTTATCCACCATCCAAAACCAACACTACGCCGTACCCATTTCCAGCCTCCTTGGCATGAAAACTCTCCCTGTCCTGGCCGTCCACCAAGCCGCTGCTTCCAGCCTAGCACAGGGTTTATCCCCTTACACCGCAAAAATGACACCCTCTGGCGTCAAAAAATCTGAGCGCCAGAAGTTTGCTCCCTATTAA
- the zgc:110045 gene encoding poly(rC)-binding protein 3 isoform X1: MLDHRLYKGTVFQTISFFLQSVYARKPQRMSDKEEMASDGSLNVTLTLRLLMHGKEVGSIIGKKGETVKKMREESGARINISEGSSPERIVTITGPTEGIFRAFSMIAQKFEEDITAAMTNSNVTSKPPVTLRLVFPGSQCGSLIGKGGSKIKEIRETTGAQVQVAGDMLPDSTERAVTISGTPQAITQCVRHICSVMLESPPKGATIPYRPKAIPAGAHAVLAPQHAAQAFAIPGQYAFAHQDLTKLHQLAMQHIPLPSLGQSNPTFPGLDASAHTSSQELAIPNDFIGCIIGRQGSKINEIRQVSGAHIKIASATDGSPMRQVTITGSPASISVAQYLINASLEMAKYTMQAASSATPVDLNMSFSQSAPTASTAATSMAVLAATTPTTINVHSPSTLSTIQNQHYAVPISSLLGMKTLPVLAVHQAAASSLAQGLSPYTAKMTPSGVKKSERQKFAPY, encoded by the exons ATGCTAGATCACAGGTTATACAAGGGAACTGTCTTTCAgacaatttctttctttttgcagagTGTTTACGCTCGGAAACCACAGAGGATGTCAGACAAGGAGGAAATGGCTTCAGATGGGAGTCTGAATGTTACATTGACGCTAAGGCTGCTGATGCACGGAAAG GAAGTTGGCAGCATAATTGGGAAG AAAGGAGAAACAGTAAAGAAaatgagggaggag AGTGGTGCTCGTATCAACATCTCAGAGGGATCGTCTCCTGAGAGAATAGTTACGATCACAGGACCTACAGAGGGCATCTTCAGAGCTTTCTCCATGATCGCACAGAAGTTCGAAGAG GACATTACTGCAGCAATGACAAACAGCAACGTGACAAGCAAGCCACCTGTGACACTTCGCCTGGTTTTCCCAGGGAGCCAGTGTGGCTCACTGATTGGCAAAGGAGGCTCCAAGATCAAAGAGATCAGAGAG ACCACAGGCGCTCAGGTTCAGGTGGCAGGAGACATGCTGCCGGACTCTACAGAGAGGGCTGTCACAATCTCCGGCACTCCGCAGGCCATCACTCAGTGTGTAAGGCACATCTGTTCTGTCATGCTGGAG TCTCCGCCAAAAGGAGCGACTATTCCCTACCGTCCTAAGGCCATACCTGCAGGAGCCCATGCAGTATTAGCACCACAGCACGCTGCACAA GCCTTCGCAATTCCAGGGCAGTATGCTTTTGCACATCAAGAT TTGACCAAGCTTCACCAGTTGGCTATGCAGCAtatccccctcccttcccttgGGCAGAGCAACCCTACCTTCCCTG GATTGGATGCATCTGCCCACACAAGTTCACAAGAGCTGGCAATCCCTAATGAT TTTATTGGCTGCATAATTGGAAGACAAGGCAGCAAGATCAATGAGATTCGCCAGGTCTCTGGAGCTCACATCAAAATTGCCAGTGCCACTGATGGCTCACCCATGCGCCAAGTCACGATCACAGGCTCGCCGGCCAGCATCAGCGTGGCCCAGTACCTCATCAACGCCAG CTTAGAGATGGCTAAATACACCATGCAGGCCGCTTCCTCAGCAACCCCAGTTGACCTCAACATGAGCTTCTCTCAGTCAGCTCCTACTGCCTCCACTGCTGCTACCTCTATGGCTGTCCTGGCGGCCACAACCCCAACCACCATTAACGTCCACTCTCCTTCCACCTTATCCACCATCCAAAACCAACACTACGCCGTACCCATTTCCAGCCTCCTTGGCATGAAAACTCTCCCTGTCCTGGCCGTCCACCAAGCCGCTGCTTCCAGCCTAGCACAGGGTTTATCCCCTTACACCGCAAAAATGACACCCTCTGGCGTCAAAAAATCTGAGCGCCAGAAGTTTGCTCCCTATTAA